One stretch of Rosistilla oblonga DNA includes these proteins:
- a CDS encoding biotin--[acetyl-CoA-carboxylase] ligase — MQVDWQGPDAVLQLLSRSGWLRSIRWVPEVDSTNRLAKSLADQADRPTPMLIVAKSQTQGRGRLGRSWFSDSGTLTFSLMLAAPQLAVDRTRWPQLALVAGLAVCDVVGEVVEPVAVQLKWPNDVYLAGGKVAGVLIETAGRDNDHVVIGIGLNVATDLSKAPAEVQQRARSIRDYADHPVETFAVLPEIIDRIAVRIADWRTDSAAIANDFSKVCLLRGRRVAIDTAGQTLEGACLGIDGDGALRVRRDDSEVVEVRSGEVVRWSDEVEMHDG; from the coding sequence ATGCAGGTGGATTGGCAGGGCCCCGACGCGGTTTTGCAGCTGTTGTCGCGGAGCGGATGGTTGCGTTCGATCCGCTGGGTGCCGGAAGTCGATTCGACCAATCGGCTCGCCAAATCGCTAGCCGATCAAGCCGACCGGCCGACGCCGATGCTGATCGTTGCCAAATCGCAAACCCAAGGTCGCGGCCGGTTGGGTCGCAGCTGGTTCTCCGATTCGGGGACGCTCACCTTTTCGCTGATGCTCGCCGCCCCGCAACTGGCCGTCGACCGCACCCGTTGGCCGCAATTAGCGCTAGTGGCCGGACTGGCCGTCTGCGACGTAGTCGGCGAAGTCGTCGAACCGGTCGCGGTGCAGCTGAAGTGGCCCAACGATGTCTATCTGGCTGGCGGCAAGGTGGCGGGCGTGTTGATCGAAACCGCAGGGCGCGACAACGACCACGTGGTGATCGGGATTGGATTGAACGTTGCAACCGACCTGAGCAAGGCACCGGCGGAGGTTCAACAGCGGGCGCGTTCGATCCGCGACTACGCCGATCATCCCGTCGAAACCTTTGCGGTCCTCCCGGAGATCATCGATCGGATCGCGGTGCGGATCGCAGATTGGCGAACCGATTCGGCAGCGATCGCCAACGACTTTTCCAAAGTCTGTCTGTTGCGCGGTCGCCGTGTCGCGATCGACACCGCGGGCCAAACGCTGGAGGGAGCCTGCTTGGGGATCGATGGCGACGGAGCGCTGCGGGTCCGCCGCGACGATAGCGAAGTGGTCGAGGTGCGATCGGGCGAAGTGGTGCGGTGGAGCGACGAGGTGGAGATGCATGATGGGTAA
- a CDS encoding nucleoside hydrolase, with protein sequence MNLRSLSTLCIVVAALAAADADQPEESFQRPVRVIFDTDITGDVDDVLALAMLHTLADRGECVIEAVTVSKINPLAAPFVDAVNTFYGRPDIPIGATRDAQKRDSKYLSLVETRDGDQFRYPHDLLSSDDAPTAVEVLRKTLAAAEDSSITLVQVGLASNLADLIESPADAISPLTGTELVRKKVRLVSLMAGAFVPVNGNKHFLEANVRNGIGAMQRFADGWPQDVPAVWSGYPIGVATAFPRESIAREFEYRKHHIVKEAYLMYCGPNHDRPSWDLTSVLYAVRPEDNFFGLSPRGRVVVEDDGFTRFEPSENGRDRYMTLSPKQRIRVIEAQRCLVSQPPLR encoded by the coding sequence ATGAATCTCCGCTCTCTCTCGACCCTCTGCATCGTTGTTGCAGCACTCGCCGCCGCGGATGCGGATCAACCCGAAGAATCGTTCCAGCGTCCCGTCCGTGTGATCTTCGATACCGACATCACCGGCGACGTCGACGACGTGCTGGCATTGGCGATGCTGCATACTTTGGCCGATCGAGGCGAATGCGTCATCGAAGCGGTCACGGTCTCGAAGATCAATCCGCTGGCAGCTCCCTTCGTCGACGCGGTCAATACGTTTTATGGTCGTCCCGACATTCCGATCGGCGCGACACGCGACGCTCAGAAGCGGGACAGCAAGTACCTGTCGTTGGTCGAGACACGCGATGGCGATCAATTTCGCTATCCCCACGATCTCCTCTCCAGCGACGACGCCCCGACCGCTGTCGAGGTCTTGCGGAAGACGTTGGCTGCCGCCGAAGACAGCTCGATCACCTTGGTCCAAGTTGGCCTCGCGTCGAATCTCGCCGATCTAATCGAATCGCCAGCCGACGCGATCAGTCCGCTGACGGGAACCGAATTGGTTCGCAAGAAGGTCCGTTTGGTGTCGTTGATGGCAGGCGCATTTGTGCCGGTCAACGGGAACAAACATTTTCTGGAAGCGAACGTCCGCAATGGGATCGGCGCGATGCAGCGGTTTGCCGACGGCTGGCCCCAGGACGTGCCGGCCGTCTGGAGCGGCTACCCGATCGGCGTCGCCACGGCGTTTCCGCGGGAGAGCATCGCGCGGGAGTTCGAATACCGCAAGCATCACATCGTTAAAGAAGCGTATCTGATGTACTGCGGTCCCAACCACGATCGCCCCAGCTGGGATTTGACCAGCGTCTTGTACGCCGTCCGTCCCGAGGACAACTTCTTCGGCCTATCGCCTCGCGGCCGCGTCGTCGTGGAAGACGACGGATTTACGCGATTTGAACCTTCGGAAAACGGCCGCGATCGCTACATGACCCTCTCGCCGAAACAGCGAATCCGCGTCATCGAAGCCCAACGTTGCCTAGTCAGCCAGCCCCCGCTGCGCTAG
- a CDS encoding sigma-70 family RNA polymerase sigma factor has product MGKSIWPASDPTGELLQGARDGNSQATNDLFDRHRSALRRLVQMRLDRRVQQRVDVSDVVQDVLTEASTRLTDYLANPSMSFHLWLRQIAWDHMIDTYRRHRGSAKRSMDREQSIVGPVADDRSTMEMIVQLQDPELTPAAAAIQSEMTKRVEATIDQLDANDREIILMRHFEYLSNQEVAEVLGLQPAAASMRYLRAVRRLRELLDNL; this is encoded by the coding sequence ATGGGTAAATCGATCTGGCCGGCGAGCGATCCGACAGGGGAGCTTTTGCAAGGTGCTCGCGATGGCAACTCGCAAGCCACAAACGACTTGTTCGACCGTCACCGGAGTGCGTTACGGCGGTTGGTCCAGATGCGATTGGATCGCCGTGTCCAGCAGCGAGTCGACGTCAGCGACGTCGTTCAGGATGTCTTGACCGAAGCGAGCACGCGACTGACCGACTACCTGGCGAACCCCTCGATGTCGTTCCATCTGTGGTTGCGACAGATCGCTTGGGATCACATGATCGACACCTACCGTCGGCATCGCGGCAGCGCCAAACGCAGCATGGATCGCGAGCAATCGATCGTGGGGCCAGTCGCCGACGATCGCTCGACGATGGAGATGATCGTCCAGCTGCAAGATCCGGAACTGACGCCGGCGGCGGCGGCGATCCAGTCGGAAATGACGAAGCGAGTCGAGGCGACGATCGACCAACTGGACGCCAACGATCGCGAGATCATCCTGATGCGTCACTTTGAATATCTGTCGAATCAAGAGGTCGCCGAGGTCTTGGGGCTGCAACCTGCCGCCGCCAGCATGCGTTACCTCCGCGCCGTCCGCCGACTGCGGGAACTCCTCGACAATCTCTAA